From the genome of Lentisphaera araneosa HTCC2155, one region includes:
- a CDS encoding DUF1588 domain-containing protein yields MYFKIIRSSILIVSLSLGHTIFATDKTDFDSFVTPFLEKYCIDCHDDVDQEGGVALHDLKAVTPENAALWMRTWEQVALKQMPPKKRKASKQPSLEERFQLSNWITGEMELAMKDHGGFSAHQSAAKGNHLDHDLLFGKLEAKPEPGSSPARIWRLSPQEHMNRLNDLINAIPEYDPQYPGRRSHGDPIPPDKYGDAKVYYSLDRIVGHIGGFVAYETAVRSFPSVMTLKSAHGLKNYSNQYSVNGSEVAQISTVAKDIIHYMAFGPDALPHQYVDSKKEVAKEHLNPDFRGLPKSLFYKKEMTRPLSPVYSLLNKDDEWNDDKLREAIYFLYRALTFKDPKESESNEYLDILKNTIASLGKKDGLILGLTPIFLDRDALYRTELADYGTPDEYGRVMLQGEELLLAINAALAYVEPDAGLREALKAGKLKTVDDVRREVKRLLDDESFRKPKITQFFREYFDYDYAIKIDKDKNAVNKAGGTLAKRNYQSSVIGQVVATDRLIQLIVEEDTEVLKNLLTTNRVILDPEKDWRQFSVLEVEKEEREQFKLELKKAKEEREKAKKVLVDPKTGAGFFSQGQKKPIRMVFPTPKGFLNSLELPGRKIETIVSNKRNNILTTLPKEQRMGILTQPSWLISHSDAMDNHAILRGLWVRQRLLGGAVPEVPITVDAQLPDRPDHTLRQRMHVTREKECWTCHQKMDPLGLPFETFNHIGRFVEFDHGKKVDATGEIIYSGDPELDGPVENAFEMIERLAKSERVEQVFVRYAFRFWMGRNETLADAQTLQEAHRAYRESGGSMKALILYLLSSDAFLYRK; encoded by the coding sequence ATGTACTTTAAGATTATTAGATCCAGTATCCTGATAGTTAGTCTTAGCTTGGGACACACTATTTTTGCCACCGACAAGACTGATTTCGACTCCTTTGTTACTCCTTTTCTGGAAAAATACTGTATCGACTGCCATGACGACGTCGATCAAGAAGGAGGGGTGGCCCTTCATGACCTTAAAGCCGTCACTCCTGAGAATGCCGCATTATGGATGCGTACATGGGAACAAGTTGCTTTAAAGCAGATGCCTCCTAAAAAAAGAAAGGCCAGTAAACAGCCTTCGCTGGAAGAGCGTTTCCAACTATCTAATTGGATCACGGGCGAAATGGAATTGGCGATGAAAGATCACGGCGGCTTCAGTGCCCACCAGAGTGCTGCCAAGGGTAATCACCTTGATCATGATTTGCTCTTTGGCAAACTCGAAGCCAAACCAGAGCCGGGTTCCTCTCCGGCTAGAATTTGGCGTTTGTCTCCACAGGAGCACATGAACCGCCTCAATGATTTAATTAATGCTATTCCCGAGTACGACCCCCAGTACCCGGGAAGGAGAAGTCATGGAGACCCCATTCCTCCTGACAAATACGGCGATGCTAAAGTTTATTACAGCTTAGACAGGATAGTGGGTCACATAGGTGGTTTCGTGGCTTATGAAACCGCGGTTAGATCATTTCCTTCTGTGATGACCTTAAAATCCGCTCATGGATTAAAGAATTATTCAAATCAATACTCAGTGAATGGCTCTGAGGTGGCACAGATCTCGACTGTAGCAAAAGATATCATTCATTACATGGCCTTTGGGCCCGATGCTCTGCCACATCAATACGTCGATTCGAAGAAAGAGGTAGCTAAAGAGCACCTCAATCCCGATTTTAGGGGCTTGCCAAAAAGTCTTTTTTACAAAAAGGAAATGACTCGGCCATTAAGCCCTGTTTACAGCTTATTAAATAAAGATGATGAATGGAATGACGATAAACTAAGAGAGGCTATTTACTTTTTGTACCGTGCTCTTACTTTCAAGGATCCCAAGGAGAGTGAATCAAATGAATACCTGGATATTCTCAAAAATACGATAGCGAGTCTTGGGAAAAAGGATGGCCTAATACTGGGGCTCACGCCAATATTTTTAGATAGGGATGCTTTGTATAGAACTGAATTGGCTGATTACGGTACGCCGGATGAATATGGCCGGGTCATGTTGCAGGGTGAGGAATTATTACTGGCGATCAACGCAGCCTTGGCTTATGTTGAACCCGATGCCGGCCTAAGGGAAGCTTTGAAAGCCGGGAAACTCAAAACTGTGGACGATGTTCGCCGGGAAGTCAAACGTTTACTGGATGACGAGAGTTTTAGAAAACCAAAAATTACGCAATTTTTTAGAGAGTACTTTGATTACGACTATGCCATAAAAATTGACAAGGATAAAAATGCTGTTAATAAAGCTGGTGGAACATTGGCCAAACGCAATTACCAATCATCAGTTATCGGGCAGGTGGTCGCTACAGACCGACTCATTCAACTTATTGTAGAGGAAGATACCGAAGTCCTGAAAAATTTATTGACCACCAACAGAGTGATCCTCGATCCAGAGAAGGATTGGCGTCAATTTAGTGTTTTGGAAGTTGAAAAAGAAGAGCGGGAACAATTCAAATTAGAGCTGAAGAAGGCAAAAGAAGAGCGAGAAAAAGCTAAGAAAGTCCTTGTGGATCCAAAGACAGGAGCTGGTTTCTTCAGCCAAGGCCAGAAAAAACCCATAAGGATGGTCTTTCCTACACCTAAGGGCTTTCTAAATAGTTTGGAATTACCAGGTCGAAAGATTGAAACAATCGTTTCGAATAAAAGAAATAATATACTCACAACTTTACCCAAAGAGCAGCGCATGGGAATTTTAACTCAACCCAGTTGGTTGATATCCCATTCGGATGCTATGGATAATCATGCTATTCTACGAGGTTTATGGGTACGCCAGCGTTTGTTGGGAGGTGCTGTTCCAGAAGTGCCCATCACTGTCGACGCCCAGCTTCCCGATCGACCCGACCATACACTTCGTCAACGCATGCATGTAACTCGTGAAAAAGAATGTTGGACTTGTCATCAAAAGATGGACCCATTGGGGCTGCCTTTCGAAACTTTTAATCACATCGGGCGTTTTGTTGAATTTGATCACGGCAAAAAGGTCGATGCCACAGGAGAGATTATTTATAGTGGGGATCCTGAACTGGATGGGCCGGTGGAAAATGCTTTTGAAATGATTGAAAGGCTGGCCAAGAGTGAACGAGTAGAACAGGTCTTTGTACGTTACGCCTTCCGCTTTTGGATGGGCCGCAATGAAACTTTGGCTGACGCACAAACTTTACAAGAAGCTCACCGAGCTTATCGCGAGAGTGGTGGCAGCATGAAAGCTCTGATCCTCTATCTATTAAGTTCAGATGCTTTTCTGTATCGCAAATAG
- a CDS encoding ISNCY-like element ISLar7 family transposase, which yields MRNFTSTQAELGENPLLGVTPIEQVRLDTYCRDEITKTLRGLQEIYRNKVLLKEIQDVLSELVPKGTSWNDGRKGMDLWVIFVLGTLRLSCNWDYDKLKSCYDYHHKIREICGVDLFCDVDIVTGRQTIHDNVSLFTKEIANKISKLVVAFSHELLFPEERELHSRCDSFVFETNVHFPTDLNLLKDSVRKVLSIGGKLASSLKITGWREVKSQQKKFHSLYNKLSKMRHSNSKKEERKEKRRLEIEEIIKDYLSVARAHLLKARTLQNSLDEECPKLQLNMDYTDLFIKQISRRVLNGETISPDEKVYSIFEPHTEWICKGKAGIRQELGVKVCVVEDQFGFILDHRIMKGEQDKDVAVEMVRKSKELYPGLTSMSFDKGFYSKVDKDGQNNHSRIEALEVRAHLPVKGRRNKAAQERESKEAFVVARKQHPAVESAINALESHGFDRCPDKGTPNFERYAAMAISASNIHHLGAIIMAR from the coding sequence ATGCGTAATTTTACAAGTACACAAGCAGAATTAGGAGAAAACCCACTTCTCGGAGTCACGCCAATTGAACAAGTGAGACTCGACACATACTGCCGTGATGAAATAACCAAAACTCTTCGTGGTTTACAAGAAATTTATCGAAACAAAGTTTTACTCAAAGAAATCCAAGATGTTTTGTCTGAATTAGTTCCTAAAGGAACATCCTGGAATGATGGACGTAAAGGAATGGATCTCTGGGTTATTTTTGTTTTAGGCACTTTGCGTTTGAGCTGTAATTGGGATTATGACAAGCTCAAAAGTTGCTATGATTATCATCACAAAATTCGGGAGATCTGTGGAGTTGATCTTTTTTGTGATGTCGACATAGTTACAGGACGCCAAACAATACACGATAACGTTAGCCTTTTTACAAAAGAAATTGCCAATAAAATTAGTAAACTCGTAGTTGCTTTCAGCCATGAATTACTTTTCCCAGAAGAACGAGAATTACATAGTCGTTGCGATTCTTTTGTTTTTGAAACGAATGTTCATTTCCCCACTGATTTGAATCTATTAAAAGATTCTGTACGCAAAGTATTGAGCATCGGAGGCAAATTGGCTTCATCTTTGAAAATCACTGGCTGGCGTGAAGTAAAAAGCCAGCAAAAGAAATTCCATAGCCTTTATAATAAACTGAGCAAGATGCGTCACTCTAACTCGAAGAAAGAAGAGCGAAAGGAAAAACGTCGCTTAGAAATAGAGGAGATAATTAAGGATTACCTTAGTGTGGCTCGAGCTCATTTACTCAAAGCAAGAACTCTCCAGAATTCTTTAGATGAAGAGTGTCCCAAGCTTCAGTTAAACATGGATTACACGGACTTATTCATTAAGCAAATAAGTCGTAGAGTTCTTAATGGAGAGACTATTTCACCCGATGAAAAGGTGTATTCGATTTTTGAACCTCACACAGAATGGATATGCAAAGGAAAAGCTGGGATTCGTCAGGAACTTGGCGTGAAGGTATGTGTAGTTGAAGATCAGTTTGGCTTTATTCTCGACCATAGGATCATGAAGGGCGAGCAGGATAAAGACGTGGCGGTTGAAATGGTTCGTAAAAGTAAGGAGCTGTACCCTGGGCTGACATCGATGAGTTTTGATAAGGGTTTTTATTCAAAGGTAGATAAGGATGGTCAAAATAATCACTCCCGCATTGAAGCATTAGAGGTAAGAGCTCACCTCCCTGTAAAAGGTCGCCGAAATAAAGCTGCTCAAGAGCGTGAAAGTAAGGAGGCCTTTGTCGTCGCTCGCAAACAACACCCCGCAGTTGAATCAGCTATTAACGCTCTTGAAAGTCATGGTTTTGACCGATGCCCTGATAAGGGTACTCCTAATTTCGAACGTTATGCCGCTATGGCGATAAGTGCCAGTAATATCCATCATCTTGGTGCTATCATCATGGCCAGATAA
- a CDS encoding DUF1592 domain-containing protein: MKDSPSFLYLDEPNDKQGPRQLTDRELAIRLAYFLWSAPPDQRLLELAQSKQLMSFV; the protein is encoded by the coding sequence TTGAAAGATTCGCCTAGTTTCCTATATCTCGATGAACCCAATGATAAGCAAGGGCCACGCCAACTCACAGATCGCGAATTAGCCATACGCTTAGCTTATTTCTTGTGGAGTGCGCCACCAGATCAGAGGCTCTTAGAATTAGCTCAATCTAAACAACTGATGAGTTTTGTTTAA
- a CDS encoding AraC family transcriptional regulator: MKHKNIEPFFVRRLYRQESTGENSLPKLRCGIRIREIGQEVAETSEYIIMYMIDGSGVYQTSCGQEIPFESGDIVQRFPTQRHKISWKEQGRMAVMVVPHQLFDLLKTLSQSTVLSDPVLKNYGDGERFIATCLKIKKMMMEYSDDELLEISNEMQAFISRIIMNAEQSDPLISKVDAYLDECHTGKIKLEDLANHCAMSVSSFRFKFTEITRTSPGRYIIYKRLERARELLLNSKLSVLEISTELSYPDVSDFCRQFKKFIGVTPLQYRAFPDC, translated from the coding sequence ATGAAACATAAGAATATAGAACCCTTTTTTGTGAGACGCTTATACCGGCAAGAGTCTACGGGAGAGAATTCCCTGCCGAAACTTCGTTGCGGAATTCGCATTAGAGAAATAGGTCAGGAAGTAGCTGAAACAAGTGAATATATTATCATGTACATGATCGATGGTTCCGGTGTCTACCAGACTTCTTGCGGGCAAGAGATCCCTTTTGAATCAGGAGATATTGTTCAGCGTTTTCCAACTCAAAGACATAAAATCAGCTGGAAGGAGCAAGGGCGTATGGCGGTCATGGTCGTCCCTCATCAGCTCTTTGATTTGCTTAAAACCTTGAGTCAAAGCACTGTTCTAAGTGATCCTGTTTTAAAAAATTACGGGGATGGCGAGCGCTTTATTGCGACTTGTCTAAAAATCAAAAAAATGATGATGGAATATTCCGATGACGAACTTTTGGAGATTTCCAATGAGATGCAAGCCTTTATTAGTCGAATCATTATGAATGCTGAACAAAGTGATCCATTGATCAGTAAAGTTGATGCCTACCTTGATGAATGTCACACAGGAAAAATAAAGCTGGAGGATTTAGCTAATCATTGTGCTATGAGTGTGTCTAGTTTTCGTTTTAAATTCACTGAAATCACCCGCACTTCTCCCGGGCGCTATATAATATATAAACGTCTTGAACGAGCGCGTGAATTACTGTTGAATTCAAAGCTGTCTGTATTAGAAATTTCTACTGAATTATCTTATCCTGACGTTTCGGATTTTTGCCGACAATTCAAAAAGTTTATAGGGGTTACGCCTCTTCAATATCGAGCTTTTCCTGACTGTTAA
- a CDS encoding sulfatase, whose amino-acid sequence MNKLLSLLILSCLAVQAADKPNIVLIMVDDLGGRDLAVYGNKFNESPNIDKLATQGMVFDQAYAAPVCSATRASIQSGQTPARVGIFDFIPGHWRPYEKVTVPHHKIQHLPENIFTLGDAMKSAGYKTGYFGKWHLNDRTAKGKEARHTPDERGYDKSYMYNGGGFYRPVFQPAYKLDKPKRLSQVLTDMGVDFIKENKDQPFFLFVSHYDVHVQLDADKDLIDKYLNKKRDPNYPGNAVYAAMIEHTDDSVGQLMKAIDDQGLADNTLFIFYSDNGGVDNRYDDIPLLGGRSVNVYPEGHPLRYVATSNAPLRSGKGTVYEGGIRVPLIVRWPGKVSPGTRSEAVFSSSDFYPSFLEVTKTQAPKNQVLDGVSMVPALTKNSFDPEREVFTHYPVYHHDEPMSALRKGDWKIIENLVSKEFYLYNIKYDVNEMVDHKVSLPAKFAEMKAALVKWQKETKAQMPVPNPKFDPSKRYQWGKNPYK is encoded by the coding sequence ATGAATAAATTATTATCACTTCTGATTCTCAGCTGTCTTGCTGTCCAGGCTGCCGACAAGCCGAACATTGTCCTCATTATGGTGGATGATCTTGGGGGCAGAGATTTGGCTGTGTACGGAAATAAATTTAATGAAAGCCCTAATATAGACAAGTTAGCCACTCAGGGAATGGTCTTTGATCAAGCTTATGCGGCACCGGTTTGTTCTGCTACCCGTGCGAGTATTCAGTCGGGACAAACGCCGGCACGAGTGGGGATTTTTGATTTTATTCCCGGTCATTGGCGTCCTTATGAAAAAGTCACTGTGCCCCACCACAAAATACAGCATTTACCTGAAAATATTTTTACTCTTGGCGATGCCATGAAATCGGCGGGTTATAAAACCGGCTATTTTGGTAAATGGCACCTCAATGATAGGACTGCAAAGGGCAAAGAAGCACGTCATACACCGGATGAACGTGGCTATGATAAGTCTTACATGTATAACGGAGGGGGATTTTATCGTCCTGTTTTTCAACCGGCTTATAAGCTCGATAAACCCAAACGTTTAAGTCAGGTACTCACTGATATGGGTGTTGATTTTATTAAAGAAAATAAAGATCAGCCCTTTTTCCTATTTGTCTCACACTATGATGTGCACGTGCAATTAGATGCAGATAAAGATCTTATCGACAAGTATTTGAATAAAAAAAGAGATCCCAATTACCCCGGCAATGCCGTTTATGCTGCAATGATTGAGCACACCGACGATAGCGTAGGGCAGTTAATGAAGGCAATTGATGATCAAGGTTTAGCAGATAATACTCTATTTATTTTTTACTCCGATAATGGCGGCGTTGATAACCGCTATGACGATATTCCTTTGTTAGGTGGACGCAGTGTCAATGTCTATCCAGAGGGGCACCCATTGAGATATGTGGCGACTTCTAATGCACCGCTTAGATCAGGGAAAGGCACTGTGTACGAAGGCGGCATACGCGTGCCGCTCATCGTGAGGTGGCCTGGGAAAGTCAGTCCGGGAACTCGTTCTGAAGCCGTTTTTAGCAGTTCCGACTTTTATCCAAGCTTTTTAGAGGTCACCAAAACACAGGCGCCCAAAAACCAGGTGCTCGACGGCGTCTCTATGGTGCCGGCACTGACGAAAAATAGTTTCGATCCGGAGCGAGAGGTCTTCACTCACTACCCCGTTTATCACCATGATGAGCCCATGTCGGCATTGAGAAAAGGTGACTGGAAAATCATTGAGAATTTAGTGAGTAAAGAGTTTTACCTCTACAACATAAAATACGATGTCAATGAAATGGTGGACCACAAAGTCAGCTTGCCGGCTAAATTTGCTGAAATGAAAGCGGCTTTAGTGAAATGGCAAAAAGAGACAAAGGCGCAAATGCCTGTTCCCAATCCAAAATTTGATCCCTCTAAACGTTATCAATGGGGGAAAAATCCCTATAAATAA
- a CDS encoding sulfatase — MLKKYCFLLSFFTVGLIAAADKPMNVVFILADDLGWSDTELYGQTKLYKTPNIMRLAKMGCTFDRAYSNSPLCSPTRASFLTGQTPARHGSTQPRHHTKTVALKAELAKKARPTEKALPVSTATRLDTNFPTIGKMMKQAGYETGHFGKWHLGPEPYSPLQHGFDVDIPHHTGAGPGKSYVAPWSQEHIKPNYEKEYIEDRMVEECLKWVDGLSGDKPFFMNYWMFSVHAPFDAKQELIDKYKKVIDPNSKQRSALYAAMVQSLDDAVGALLEGLESRGLMDNTVIIFTSDNGGNIYSQLDEGIVPTSNFPLSGGKASMCEGGVRVPCTVVWPGVTKAGSRSDEIVQTSDFYTTIIKGSGIALPEGHVVDGIDIRPALKGEKLDRKAIFTYFPCIVPVPEWLPPSMSVHSGKWKLVRVFFGGENGEHDYKLYDLSNDIAEENNLADSNPELLKRLDNLIEAYLTETNAVTPVPNPDFDPKQFDPTAIGKRPASKKKGQKAKSKKPTPKKNTPAKQVSAAAKKPALEQQFTRRDKNKDGKLDYNEFIVKPERDNEKLKSNFNKRDSNKDRYLSQQEYVK, encoded by the coding sequence ATGCTTAAGAAGTATTGCTTTTTACTTAGCTTTTTCACAGTGGGACTTATTGCAGCTGCCGATAAACCTATGAATGTAGTTTTTATTCTAGCCGACGACCTCGGCTGGAGTGATACGGAACTTTACGGCCAGACGAAGTTATATAAAACACCAAATATCATGCGCTTGGCTAAGATGGGCTGTACTTTTGATCGTGCTTATTCCAATTCCCCTTTGTGTTCCCCGACGCGTGCGAGTTTTCTGACAGGACAGACACCTGCGCGTCACGGTAGTACGCAGCCAAGGCATCATACGAAAACGGTTGCGCTGAAGGCAGAGTTGGCGAAAAAGGCGCGTCCAACCGAGAAGGCTCTTCCTGTGTCCACTGCTACGCGTTTGGATACGAATTTTCCCACCATCGGCAAAATGATGAAGCAGGCTGGTTATGAAACAGGACATTTCGGCAAGTGGCACCTAGGACCGGAGCCTTACAGCCCACTGCAACATGGTTTTGACGTGGATATACCGCATCATACCGGCGCGGGACCCGGCAAATCTTACGTGGCTCCCTGGAGTCAGGAACACATCAAGCCGAATTATGAGAAGGAGTATATTGAGGACCGCATGGTTGAGGAGTGCCTGAAATGGGTCGACGGCCTTTCCGGAGATAAGCCCTTCTTTATGAATTACTGGATGTTCTCGGTTCATGCTCCTTTCGATGCCAAGCAGGAGCTCATTGATAAATACAAAAAAGTCATCGACCCTAATAGTAAACAGAGGTCTGCTCTTTACGCGGCCATGGTGCAGTCATTGGATGACGCGGTAGGGGCATTGTTGGAAGGTCTAGAAAGTAGAGGACTTATGGATAATACGGTAATCATTTTCACTTCGGATAATGGCGGCAACATCTACAGTCAACTGGACGAAGGTATCGTGCCGACATCCAACTTCCCTCTTAGTGGCGGCAAGGCATCTATGTGTGAAGGCGGGGTTCGCGTTCCGTGTACGGTCGTTTGGCCGGGTGTGACAAAAGCAGGGAGTCGCAGTGATGAAATTGTTCAAACCTCTGACTTTTATACGACGATCATCAAGGGATCGGGCATTGCACTACCTGAGGGCCACGTTGTGGACGGCATAGATATCCGCCCTGCACTTAAGGGAGAGAAGCTCGACCGTAAAGCCATATTCACCTATTTCCCCTGTATCGTTCCTGTCCCCGAATGGCTGCCGCCTTCAATGTCGGTACATTCAGGAAAATGGAAGTTGGTACGCGTCTTTTTCGGAGGAGAAAATGGCGAACATGACTACAAACTCTATGACTTATCAAATGATATTGCAGAAGAGAATAACCTCGCGGACTCTAATCCTGAATTGCTGAAAAGACTTGATAATTTAATTGAAGCTTATTTGACTGAGACTAATGCCGTGACTCCAGTGCCGAATCCGGATTTTGATCCCAAGCAGTTTGATCCGACTGCGATTGGAAAGCGTCCTGCATCTAAGAAAAAAGGCCAGAAGGCGAAAAGCAAGAAGCCGACTCCTAAGAAAAATACACCCGCTAAACAGGTGTCCGCAGCGGCTAAAAAGCCCGCACTCGAGCAGCAGTTTACACGTCGTGATAAGAATAAGGATGGCAAGTTGGATTACAATGAGTTTATCGTTAAACCTGAACGTGATAATGAGAAATTAAAATCAAACTTCAATAAGAGAGATAGCAATAAAGATCGTTACCTATCACAGCAGGAATACGTGAAATAG
- a CDS encoding sulfatase family protein — protein sequence MAKLLILQAFTCLSVCIAQTQSKSAEAPVSVLNEMRPKTTQSEYPNIVLIYADDLGYGDLSSYGATKIKTPNIDRLAKNGILFTDGHSTSATCTPSRYALLTGEYPLRINNYSPVFCADRLIIDTKKTTIASLLKRKGYTTACVGKWHLGFGDKPKPDWNKELKPGPLELGFDYFFGLPVVNSHPPFVYMENRRILGLDPNDPLTYKRGGKTYGKAYVGKHTSPHRGMPSVIGGKVAHDLYVDELIGEKLTQKALTWMNQQDKPFFLYYASHNVHLPITPHPYFHGKSECGLRGDFVEELDWSVGQIISAVERFGALENTIFIFTSDNGAIIKGKDQGDILDQLGHKPNGKLKGRKFGAWEAGHRVPFIVSWPNKIPAGKTSDALIANLDLLPTFAAITGQKLAPHEARDGFNQLPLLLGKDTTSARSELIIQPHKRSHKSLRQGDWVYIPGAGDGGWVPAKKGELPKQLYNLKDDPYQQQNRINDFPERADAMASHLNKLMKQYGMSVNKIMSKNKAKKKQKQ from the coding sequence GTGGCAAAACTATTAATTCTACAGGCGTTCACCTGTTTATCTGTGTGCATAGCTCAGACTCAGTCGAAATCAGCAGAAGCACCTGTTTCGGTTTTAAACGAAATGCGGCCCAAAACAACTCAGTCCGAATACCCAAATATAGTGTTGATTTATGCTGACGATTTGGGTTATGGTGATTTGAGCTCTTATGGAGCCACAAAAATTAAAACGCCGAATATCGATCGACTCGCAAAAAATGGGATCTTATTCACTGATGGTCATTCGACTTCGGCAACCTGCACGCCCTCACGCTATGCACTGCTCACGGGTGAATATCCGCTTCGTATTAACAACTACAGTCCCGTATTTTGTGCAGATCGTCTTATCATCGACACGAAAAAAACAACGATTGCGAGTCTTCTTAAACGCAAGGGCTACACCACTGCTTGTGTCGGCAAATGGCACCTCGGTTTTGGTGATAAGCCCAAACCGGATTGGAATAAGGAGCTTAAGCCGGGGCCTCTTGAACTCGGTTTTGATTACTTTTTCGGTTTGCCTGTGGTCAACTCTCATCCGCCCTTTGTTTACATGGAGAATCGCCGGATTCTTGGTTTGGATCCAAATGATCCCTTGACCTATAAGCGTGGAGGGAAAACTTATGGCAAAGCTTACGTGGGTAAACATACGAGTCCGCATCGTGGTATGCCGAGTGTTATTGGCGGCAAGGTGGCTCATGACCTCTATGTTGATGAACTTATTGGAGAGAAGTTGACTCAGAAGGCGCTGACCTGGATGAATCAGCAGGACAAGCCCTTTTTTCTTTATTATGCGAGTCACAATGTTCATCTTCCGATTACTCCGCACCCATATTTTCACGGGAAAAGCGAATGCGGGCTTCGTGGAGATTTTGTCGAAGAATTGGATTGGTCGGTTGGTCAGATCATTTCAGCTGTTGAGCGTTTTGGTGCTTTAGAGAATACCATTTTTATTTTCACCAGCGATAACGGCGCAATTATTAAGGGGAAAGACCAAGGCGATATCTTAGATCAGTTGGGGCATAAGCCCAACGGAAAACTTAAGGGCAGGAAATTCGGGGCCTGGGAGGCTGGTCATCGCGTCCCCTTTATTGTATCCTGGCCCAATAAGATTCCAGCGGGAAAAACTTCCGATGCGCTTATTGCCAATCTGGACCTCTTGCCGACTTTTGCGGCTATCACAGGACAGAAATTAGCTCCGCACGAAGCCAGAGATGGTTTTAATCAGCTGCCATTACTTTTGGGGAAAGACACCACTTCAGCTCGTAGTGAGTTGATAATTCAGCCCCATAAACGTTCACATAAATCATTGCGACAAGGTGATTGGGTTTACATTCCTGGAGCAGGGGATGGAGGCTGGGTCCCGGCGAAAAAAGGGGAACTTCCAAAACAGCTCTATAACCTAAAAGATGACCCCTATCAGCAGCAGAACCGAATTAATGATTTCCCCGAGAGAGCCGATGCCATGGCCTCGCACCTGAATAAATTAATGAAGCAATACGGTATGTCTGTCAACAAAATTATGAGTAAGAATAAAGCTAAGAAAAAGCAGAAGCAATGA